The following proteins are encoded in a genomic region of Sphingopyxis macrogoltabida:
- a CDS encoding PepSY-associated TM helix domain-containing protein: protein MKLVDLLHRWAGGCLGILLALLGLSGAILVHKYNWMSLPHMGDPQVQDVALLSAALDSVMTPAQVPRSIIFASEDFGLHHLRFDKEAGAYTDQTGRVVAQWESKWDRPELWLLDFHHYLWAGDTGAIVTGWLALIGLCFVVTGSVLWCRSRRSFKLRPWPARMSRSAIVRHHRDAGIALGPLLFISLLTGAMLTLRPFAYVVLSPWSSATEMRDATAAPKLSGGPLSPSVNWGAVLGQARRRFPAAEFRTLMLPKKHGDLISMRMKQPQEWLPNGRTTLWFDPTDGRLVEARSSDALPAGSKIFNMVYPLHAASVGGLPYKLVMTISGLGLTILGALTTWTFWFRRPHRRGSSMRVMALSDQSA from the coding sequence ATGAAGCTGGTGGACCTCCTGCATCGCTGGGCTGGAGGATGCCTCGGCATCCTCCTGGCGCTGCTCGGCCTGTCGGGCGCGATCCTGGTCCATAAGTATAACTGGATGTCATTGCCCCACATGGGTGATCCCCAGGTACAGGATGTGGCGCTGCTATCCGCAGCCCTTGATAGCGTGATGACTCCAGCTCAGGTTCCGAGATCAATCATCTTCGCATCGGAGGATTTCGGCCTGCACCATCTCCGTTTCGACAAGGAGGCGGGTGCCTATACCGATCAGACTGGTCGGGTCGTTGCGCAGTGGGAGAGCAAGTGGGATCGCCCCGAACTGTGGCTGCTCGATTTCCATCATTATCTGTGGGCGGGTGACACCGGAGCGATTGTCACGGGTTGGCTGGCGCTGATCGGCCTCTGTTTCGTAGTCACCGGCTCAGTCTTGTGGTGCCGATCGCGCCGGTCCTTCAAACTTCGTCCTTGGCCCGCGCGGATGAGTCGTTCTGCAATTGTGCGCCATCACCGAGACGCCGGCATCGCCCTCGGTCCCCTGCTGTTCATCTCGCTGCTGACGGGTGCGATGTTGACCTTGCGACCCTTCGCCTATGTCGTTCTGAGCCCCTGGTCGTCGGCGACCGAGATGCGGGACGCGACGGCAGCGCCGAAGCTTTCAGGAGGGCCACTCTCCCCCTCGGTAAACTGGGGCGCCGTGCTCGGACAAGCACGACGCCGCTTCCCTGCCGCGGAGTTCCGGACCTTGATGCTGCCGAAGAAGCACGGCGATCTGATTTCGATGCGAATGAAGCAGCCGCAGGAGTGGCTACCGAATGGTCGCACCACCTTGTGGTTCGACCCTACGGACGGGCGCTTGGTGGAAGCGCGGAGTAGCGATGCGCTGCCCGCCGGCTCCAAGATCTTCAACATGGTCTACCCGTTGCATGCGGCATCGGTAGGAGGTCTGCCATACAAGCTAGTCATGACGATATCCGGGCTCGGGCTCACCATTCTAGGGGCTCTTACGACTTGGACATTCTGGTTCCGTCGCCCGCATCGAAGGGGATCGAGCATGCGTGTGATGGCGTTGAGTGATCAATCTGCATGA
- a CDS encoding Rap1a/Tai family immunity protein: protein MMKSRRVGCRQAGPLTSHAMSRDGRLKMRPRQLMLFCAVLAALPGSAVGQTEPASAMGSALLASCQANEPGCGAYLQGVLDMMIVARKAECRAPRYDRAALRAAYLRWAEQNSYFMSVHMVAGAERALTEAWSCEAGAAQPRH from the coding sequence ATGATGAAATCTCGGCGGGTCGGCTGTCGGCAGGCCGGCCCGCTTACCTCGCATGCCATGTCACGAGACGGGAGACTGAAAATGAGGCCAAGGCAATTGATGTTGTTCTGCGCTGTCTTGGCCGCTCTGCCAGGTAGCGCGGTCGGCCAAACAGAACCTGCTTCGGCGATGGGCTCGGCGCTGCTCGCGAGCTGCCAAGCGAATGAGCCGGGATGCGGCGCTTACCTTCAAGGCGTGCTCGACATGATGATCGTTGCGCGAAAAGCGGAATGCCGTGCTCCACGCTACGACCGGGCGGCGCTCCGCGCTGCTTACTTGCGCTGGGCAGAGCAGAATAGTTATTTTATGAGCGTTCACATGGTGGCGGGCGCTGAGCGGGCGCTAACCGAGGCATGGTCGTGCGAGGCGGGAGCCGCCCAGCCTAGGCATTAA
- a CDS encoding PepSY domain-containing protein, producing MKPDDGSLGRNRRPLDPTALIQEVEWNMASKRTLTVVVGVGAAALAIAGVAMAQNHEENENRIIGEHSERDIPLGQVPQAAMNAARAQLASISKAEQVTRKADGSTLYEIKGKNNDGKTVELFVTPEGQVLGRE from the coding sequence TTGAAACCGGACGACGGCTCATTGGGCCGTAACCGCCGCCCGCTCGACCCCACGGCCCTCATCCAGGAAGTGGAATGGAACATGGCTAGCAAACGAACTCTCACTGTTGTCGTGGGCGTAGGCGCGGCCGCGCTGGCGATCGCGGGCGTGGCGATGGCGCAAAACCACGAAGAGAACGAGAACCGGATCATCGGCGAGCACAGCGAAAGAGACATCCCGCTCGGTCAGGTGCCTCAGGCCGCGATGAACGCCGCACGCGCGCAACTCGCGTCAATAAGCAAAGCGGAGCAAGTCACCCGAAAGGCGGACGGAAGCACGCTCTATGAAATCAAGGGTAAGAACAACGACGGCAAGACCGTTGAGCTGTTCGTCACGCCTGAAGGCCAGGTGCTCGGCCGCGAATGA
- a CDS encoding DUF1259 domain-containing protein, which yields MLKKTLALGFTSLLLASPAWAAPDWSAVDRAIGRAGAEQAGGVHRYSFPRSDLSVTLDGVTIKPSLALGSWAAFQPMGDEAMVMGDLVLTHDEVNPVMSRLLASGFTITALHNHLLRSSPATMYMHIAGHGDPVKLAAALRQALSASRTPLAAPQSPSASATASPLDLDTAALNRLMGGEGKTAGGILQYSFPRAERLMDGGMETPPTMGTATAINFQPTGNGRAAITGDFVLVASEVDPVLRALRANGIEVTALHNHMLNDEPRLFFMHFWANDDAAKLARGLRAALETMNNQES from the coding sequence ATGCTGAAAAAGACCCTCGCCTTGGGATTCACCAGCCTCCTGCTTGCAAGCCCGGCATGGGCAGCGCCGGACTGGTCGGCGGTCGACCGGGCGATAGGACGAGCGGGAGCAGAACAGGCGGGGGGCGTTCACCGTTACAGCTTCCCGCGTTCGGATCTAAGCGTCACGCTGGATGGGGTAACGATCAAGCCCTCCCTCGCGCTCGGCTCCTGGGCGGCGTTTCAGCCGATGGGCGATGAGGCGATGGTGATGGGCGATCTCGTGCTGACGCACGACGAGGTGAACCCGGTGATGAGTCGCTTGCTGGCAAGCGGCTTCACGATCACCGCGCTCCACAATCATCTGCTTCGCTCGTCGCCGGCGACCATGTATATGCACATTGCCGGCCACGGCGATCCGGTGAAGCTCGCGGCCGCGCTCCGGCAAGCCCTGTCGGCCAGTCGGACCCCGCTCGCCGCGCCGCAATCGCCCTCGGCCAGCGCAACCGCATCGCCGCTCGATCTCGACACGGCCGCGCTCAACCGATTGATGGGCGGTGAGGGCAAGACCGCTGGCGGCATCCTCCAATACAGCTTTCCGCGCGCCGAGCGGCTGATGGACGGCGGCATGGAGACTCCGCCGACGATGGGCACGGCGACCGCGATCAACTTTCAGCCGACCGGGAACGGTCGAGCTGCGATCACTGGCGACTTCGTACTAGTCGCAAGCGAGGTCGATCCAGTCCTGCGCGCGCTGCGAGCGAACGGGATCGAGGTCACGGCACTGCATAATCATATGCTGAACGACGAGCCGCGGCTGTTCTTCATGCACTTCTGGGCCAACGACGATGCGGCCAAACTCGCTCGCGGGCTGCGCGCGGCGCTCGAGACGATGAACAATCAGGAGAGTTGA
- a CDS encoding chromate resistance protein ChrB domain-containing protein, which yields MTSTQVIPWLLLIPQLPAKPAYLRVKVWRRLQAIGAAPLKNAVHALPNREDTRALFEELHREITENGGEALILEARLAGGMGDAELRGVFDAARDADYEELTREVRALCESEYVAAADVSRLRKRLNEIAAIDFFGAHGRQATEAAIAEAERRSHQHPDVSGPGAPELTPAELKRRVWVTRRHVHVDRIASAWLIRRFIDPEASLKFVEGKGYAPEPDELRFDMADAEFTHEGDRCTFEALVVRSGLETDPALRALGEIVHDLDIADARFERPETPGVSALIAGICAGTDDDEERIARGSAALDSFYAHFTRRNP from the coding sequence ATGACAAGCACACAAGTCATCCCTTGGTTGCTGCTGATCCCGCAGCTCCCCGCCAAACCTGCCTACTTGCGGGTAAAGGTGTGGCGGCGCTTGCAGGCGATCGGGGCCGCGCCGCTCAAGAACGCGGTTCATGCGCTCCCCAATCGGGAGGACACGCGCGCGCTGTTCGAAGAGTTGCATCGCGAGATCACCGAGAATGGCGGCGAGGCGCTGATCCTCGAAGCGCGGCTTGCCGGCGGAATGGGCGATGCGGAGTTGCGCGGAGTGTTCGACGCTGCGCGTGACGCCGATTATGAGGAGTTGACGCGCGAGGTGCGCGCTCTGTGCGAGAGCGAGTATGTCGCGGCGGCGGATGTGAGCCGCTTGCGCAAGCGCCTGAACGAGATCGCCGCTATCGACTTTTTCGGTGCGCACGGCCGGCAGGCGACTGAGGCCGCCATTGCCGAGGCAGAACGCCGCTCTCACCAACATCCCGATGTGAGCGGCCCCGGTGCGCCCGAGCTGACCCCGGCCGAGCTAAAGCGCCGCGTTTGGGTAACGCGCCGCCATGTCCATGTCGATCGCATCGCCTCCGCCTGGCTCATTCGCCGCTTCATCGACCCCGAGGCGAGCTTGAAGTTCGTCGAGGGCAAGGGCTATGCGCCGGAGCCTGACGAACTGAGGTTCGACATGGCGGACGCTGAGTTCACCCACGAAGGCGACCGCTGCACTTTCGAGGCCTTGGTGGTCCGTTCCGGTCTCGAGACCGATCCGGCGCTGCGGGCGCTCGGCGAAATTGTTCACGACCTCGATATTGCCGATGCTCGGTTCGAGCGGCCGGAGACGCCGGGCGTGAGCGCACTGATCGCCGGCATCTGTGCCGGCACCGACGACGACGAGGAGCGGATCGCGCGCGGATCGGCCGCGCTCGACAGTTTCTATGCTCACTTCACCCGGCGGAACCCTTAG
- the chrA gene encoding chromate efflux transporter — translation MNTNVAGEVVSSAEDGGVLPQLSYAQIFAKFLRFGFLAWGGPIAQIAMIRRELVEEERWVSGPRFNRILAVYQVLPGPEAHELCVFFGTLPKGKLGGLLAGLGFMLPGFVLMFALSWLYLSTGIMQTVAATAAFLGVQPAVIALIVRAVHRIGGHILLDRWLWGIAAVAGLAALVGTPFWITLPIAGLAYVFAARHQPLPASLLLAVLVGVGLYFAWIMFAGYVGGSASAAQSVASQKPSLLELFFSGLKAGLLTFGGAYTVIPFLRADAVGNGWMTDAQFLDGLALSGILPAPLIIFSTFIGYFGGGPLGAIVMTVGIFLPAFSFSLFFHDQLERLVDNEKIRTFLEGISAAVVGLIAATTLELGYKTLVNVPGVVIPLAIFAVSLAALYVFKAKTTILWVVLAAAATGLILFR, via the coding sequence ATGAATACAAATGTGGCGGGCGAGGTCGTAAGTTCTGCGGAAGATGGAGGCGTTTTGCCGCAGCTTTCTTATGCACAAATCTTCGCCAAGTTCTTGCGGTTTGGCTTCCTGGCCTGGGGCGGCCCGATCGCCCAAATCGCCATGATCCGCCGCGAGTTGGTCGAGGAGGAGCGCTGGGTCTCTGGCCCCCGGTTCAACCGCATCCTCGCGGTGTATCAGGTGCTTCCCGGTCCGGAAGCCCACGAGCTGTGCGTATTCTTTGGCACGCTTCCCAAAGGAAAGCTCGGTGGCCTTCTTGCAGGCTTGGGGTTCATGCTGCCCGGCTTCGTACTGATGTTCGCGCTGTCCTGGTTGTATCTCTCGACGGGTATCATGCAGACTGTAGCCGCAACTGCGGCGTTTCTGGGCGTTCAACCGGCCGTCATCGCCCTGATCGTGCGCGCCGTGCACCGAATTGGCGGCCACATCCTGCTCGACCGCTGGCTCTGGGGCATCGCGGCCGTCGCCGGTCTAGCCGCTCTCGTCGGCACGCCGTTTTGGATCACCCTTCCGATTGCAGGCCTCGCTTATGTGTTCGCGGCGCGTCATCAACCGTTGCCGGCCAGCCTGCTCCTAGCCGTGCTCGTCGGAGTCGGGCTATACTTCGCCTGGATCATGTTCGCTGGTTACGTCGGCGGAAGTGCGTCCGCGGCTCAATCTGTCGCGAGCCAAAAGCCGTCGCTACTTGAGCTCTTCTTCTCGGGTCTCAAGGCCGGCCTCCTCACCTTCGGCGGGGCCTACACCGTCATTCCGTTCCTGCGCGCCGATGCAGTCGGCAATGGATGGATGACGGATGCGCAGTTCCTCGACGGCCTCGCCCTATCCGGAATCCTGCCGGCACCTCTGATCATCTTCTCGACCTTCATCGGATACTTCGGCGGCGGCCCGCTCGGAGCGATCGTCATGACTGTCGGCATCTTCCTGCCGGCGTTCAGCTTTTCTCTGTTCTTCCACGACCAACTTGAACGGTTGGTGGATAACGAAAAGATCAGAACCTTCCTGGAAGGAATATCCGCAGCGGTCGTCGGGCTGATCGCCGCCACGACGCTGGAACTCGGCTATAAGACGCTCGTGAACGTGCCCGGCGTGGTGATCCCGCTCGCGATCTTCGCCGTCTCTCTCGCGGCTCTTTACGTGTTCAAGGCCAAGACAACGATCCTGTGGGTTGTTCTCGCCGCAGCGGCGACCGGCCTTATCCTGTTCCGATGA
- a CDS encoding superoxide dismutase: MTMNEASAQTPTAVRTAVPAFAGNHQVKPLRFDPARLDGLSERLITSHHENNYAGSVKALNMIETRLAAALADPDLPPVVYGGLKREELHRTGSVVLHEVYFDGLGGNGQAAGSVRDALGAAFGSFDRWETDFRRTGMSLAGGSGWCVLVYNLHTRSLHNHWAWDHMHGAIAGVPLLALDMYEHSFHMDYGTAAAKYVDAFFRNIDWETVEQRYVQALRLAAT; encoded by the coding sequence ATGACTATGAACGAAGCCTCCGCGCAGACGCCGACCGCAGTGCGGACGGCTGTCCCCGCCTTTGCCGGCAACCATCAGGTCAAGCCGCTCAGGTTCGATCCCGCCCGGCTCGACGGCCTCTCCGAAAGGCTGATCACATCGCACCACGAGAACAATTATGCCGGCTCGGTCAAGGCTCTGAACATGATCGAGACACGGCTTGCCGCCGCGCTCGCCGACCCGGACCTGCCGCCGGTGGTCTATGGCGGCCTCAAGCGCGAGGAGCTGCACCGCACCGGCTCGGTCGTGCTCCATGAGGTTTATTTCGACGGGCTGGGCGGCAACGGTCAAGCAGCCGGCTCGGTCCGCGACGCGCTGGGCGCGGCGTTCGGCTCGTTCGACCGCTGGGAGACCGACTTCCGCCGCACCGGCATGAGTCTTGCCGGCGGATCGGGTTGGTGCGTACTCGTCTACAATCTCCACACCCGCTCGCTGCACAACCATTGGGCGTGGGATCATATGCACGGCGCAATCGCCGGCGTGCCGCTGCTCGCGCTCGATATGTATGAGCACAGCTTTCACATGGATTACGGCACCGCCGCCGCGAAATATGTGGATGCCTTCTTCCGCAACATCGACTGGGAGACGGTCGAGCAGCGCTACGTACAGGCGCTCCGGCTCGCCGCCACCTGA
- a CDS encoding chromate resistance protein ChrB domain-containing protein yields MKWVTRERPKIDRIACPWLIARFIDDAPEFLYVPTDQVLAVAEDQDAIPYDIPNVELSHVGEKCSFDAFLDKYGLGEDKALQQLAVIVRGADTSRLDLTPQSGGLFAISLGLSSIFPDDHEMLRHGMTMYDALFAWCRSGQGETHNWPPTK; encoded by the coding sequence ATGAAATGGGTCACCCGCGAGCGTCCCAAGATCGACCGCATCGCCTGTCCGTGGCTGATCGCCCGGTTCATCGATGACGCGCCCGAGTTCCTCTATGTGCCGACCGATCAGGTGCTGGCCGTCGCAGAGGATCAGGACGCGATCCCCTACGACATCCCCAATGTCGAGCTCAGCCATGTCGGCGAGAAGTGCAGCTTCGATGCCTTTCTCGACAAATACGGTCTCGGCGAGGACAAGGCGCTCCAGCAGCTCGCTGTGATCGTGCGCGGTGCCGACACCTCGCGGCTCGACCTCACCCCGCAATCAGGCGGGCTGTTCGCGATCTCGCTGGGCTTGTCGTCGATTTTTCCCGACGACCACGAGATGCTTCGCCACGGCATGACGATGTATGATGCGCTCTTCGCCTGGTGCCGTTCGGGCCAGGGCGAGACGCACAATTGGCCGCCGACGAAATAG
- a CDS encoding LamG domain-containing protein: protein MKIHSALLALALLGCKEAATPPPLNAMEPGQPMPADALMIDFEAEAAGAVPSGFTSAVNKGRPGAWRVERVVGAPSGANAVVQTDADRTNSRFPVLIYDNLQATDVDLSVRFQPVSGRVDQAAGLVWRYRDPNNYYVVRANALEDNVVLYKMENGKRSDLPVRGTGSGYGVDADVPDQGWGELRVTARGPLFEVYLGGRKLFEVEDRTFTGAGRVGVWTKADSVTRFDDLRIANLDAASQPSR, encoded by the coding sequence GTGAAAATTCACTCTGCACTGCTCGCCCTCGCGCTCCTCGGTTGCAAGGAAGCCGCAACACCGCCGCCTCTGAACGCGATGGAGCCCGGTCAGCCCATGCCGGCCGATGCCCTCATGATCGACTTCGAGGCGGAGGCGGCCGGGGCGGTCCCCTCCGGCTTCACGTCGGCCGTCAACAAGGGACGGCCCGGCGCTTGGCGGGTCGAACGTGTCGTAGGCGCTCCGTCGGGCGCGAATGCCGTGGTGCAGACGGACGCCGACCGCACCAATTCGCGTTTTCCGGTGCTGATCTATGATAATCTCCAGGCGACCGATGTCGACCTGAGCGTGCGTTTTCAGCCGGTTTCGGGACGGGTCGACCAGGCAGCCGGGCTCGTCTGGCGCTACCGCGATCCCAACAACTACTATGTCGTGCGGGCCAACGCGCTCGAGGACAACGTCGTGCTTTACAAGATGGAGAACGGCAAGCGCAGCGACCTGCCTGTCAGAGGCACGGGCAGCGGCTATGGCGTCGACGCGGACGTGCCCGATCAAGGCTGGGGCGAATTGCGCGTCACGGCCCGAGGGCCGCTGTTCGAAGTCTATCTCGGCGGGCGCAAGCTGTTCGAGGTTGAAGACCGGACCTTCACCGGCGCGGGCAGGGTGGGCGTGTGGACCAAGGCGGACAGCGTCACCCGCTTCGACGATCTGCGGATCGCGAACCTCGACGCTGCCTCGCAACCTTCACGTTAG
- a CDS encoding extracellular solute-binding protein — MAGSKIAAAFACLLAIFVSACSDGETPSAGEVVAYTSVDQVYSEPVFRRFEEKTGIRVRAVFDTEETKSTGILNRLIAEGDNPRADLFWSGDPVRPFLLIGRGLVAPYVPANAAEIPATFRDAQGRWTGTAARARVLLVNRERLAGRPMPSSVRDLADSRWKGEAAIANPLYGTTTMHAAALFATLGEEEARRFFEALKANDVRVAGSNGEVRRLVVAGEVTFGLTDTDDAYEAVKDGAPVTIVYPDRLGMGSLVMPTSVVLIRGGPNPDAARQLADFLVSPEAEQMMATAAAHMPLHAGVATPANVERVENIRAMQVDYGEVADAMNRIQPWLRQWGGLAADRQ; from the coding sequence ATGGCTGGATCGAAAATCGCCGCCGCCTTTGCCTGCCTGCTAGCGATATTCGTCAGCGCCTGCTCGGACGGCGAAACGCCATCCGCGGGCGAAGTGGTTGCCTACACGTCCGTCGACCAGGTCTACTCCGAACCGGTGTTCCGCCGGTTCGAAGAAAAGACCGGGATCAGAGTCCGCGCCGTGTTCGATACCGAAGAGACGAAGAGCACCGGGATTCTCAACCGGTTGATCGCCGAAGGGGACAATCCGCGCGCGGACCTGTTCTGGTCGGGAGACCCGGTCCGCCCGTTCCTGCTCATCGGCCGCGGTCTCGTCGCGCCTTACGTGCCCGCGAATGCGGCAGAAATTCCTGCCACGTTCAGGGATGCGCAGGGCCGCTGGACCGGCACGGCCGCCCGCGCGCGCGTGCTCCTCGTCAATCGCGAGCGGCTGGCCGGACGCCCCATGCCATCCTCGGTGCGCGATCTTGCCGATTCCCGGTGGAAGGGCGAAGCGGCCATCGCCAATCCGCTCTATGGAACGACGACCATGCACGCCGCGGCGCTGTTCGCCACGCTCGGGGAGGAGGAGGCTCGCCGCTTCTTCGAGGCGCTGAAAGCGAACGATGTACGGGTCGCCGGTTCGAACGGCGAGGTTCGCAGGCTGGTCGTGGCGGGCGAGGTGACGTTCGGGCTTACCGATACCGACGATGCTTACGAAGCCGTGAAGGATGGCGCGCCTGTCACGATCGTCTATCCCGATCGGCTGGGTATGGGATCGCTGGTCATGCCCACAAGCGTGGTCCTGATCCGCGGCGGTCCCAATCCCGACGCTGCGCGACAGCTGGCGGACTTTCTCGTCTCGCCGGAAGCCGAGCAGATGATGGCGACGGCGGCGGCGCACATGCCGCTCCATGCAGGTGTGGCGACTCCGGCCAATGTCGAACGCGTTGAGAATATCAGGGCCATGCAGGTTGATTATGGCGAGGTCGCGGACGCGATGAACCGCATCCAGCCATGGCTTCGGCAGTGGGGCGGGCTAGCGGCCGATCGTCAGTGA
- a CDS encoding ABC transporter permease, translating into MRALLVGSASGILLAACFLPLLWPLVGLATGGRGVHLGLVADPTLWSLLARTLAVTAGVLALALGIGLPMAVLVARTDVIRRGPALILHAIPALLPPLLPALGWFHLLGRQGLIGNETSAAFLFSEAGVVLTLGLALAPIVTALTALALWNVDPSQEEAARVTASPGRVAMRILLPSARPAIALAGIVVAALSLSEVGVPTFLRARTYAAAVFARLGGIDFAPAEALLLTLPVLALTAILLVAERWTAGGRSFATLGLRSFREPPMALGLWRGPASLFCWLVAALSLAPVAALAWRAGWEGFTQLPLWIGNGVSNSLLPAVLAATVIAFVAIPLGHGLARRDRIAAGMDIFAFAAFIAPPALLGVGLVALWNRAGTGWLYGSWLIIAFGYVGRYATIGIRAFAAACAQLPATVEDAARVFGAGYGTRLARIVVPLHARAFIGAWLLTLLFCLRDLETATLFYPPGKEPLSIRIFTLEANGPETVVAALACVQAALSAIAVALVLPLLAARAAR; encoded by the coding sequence ATGCGGGCCCTCCTGGTCGGGAGCGCCAGCGGCATCCTGCTCGCAGCCTGTTTTCTCCCGCTGCTGTGGCCGCTCGTGGGGCTGGCGACTGGCGGGCGCGGAGTTCACCTCGGCCTGGTTGCCGATCCGACGCTGTGGAGCCTGCTGGCTCGCACCCTTGCCGTTACTGCCGGTGTGCTCGCTTTGGCGCTTGGGATCGGCCTGCCGATGGCCGTCCTGGTCGCCCGCACGGATGTGATCCGGCGCGGCCCGGCGCTGATCCTGCATGCCATTCCCGCCTTGTTGCCGCCGCTGCTTCCGGCGCTTGGCTGGTTCCATCTGCTGGGCCGGCAGGGCCTGATCGGGAATGAGACCTCGGCCGCCTTCCTGTTCAGCGAGGCGGGCGTAGTGCTGACGCTCGGCCTCGCGCTGGCACCGATCGTCACCGCGCTGACGGCGCTCGCCCTCTGGAACGTTGACCCATCCCAGGAGGAGGCGGCGCGCGTCACGGCATCGCCGGGCCGGGTGGCGATGCGCATATTGCTGCCCTCAGCGCGTCCGGCGATCGCGCTCGCCGGAATTGTCGTTGCCGCGCTCTCCCTTTCGGAGGTGGGTGTTCCGACCTTCCTTCGCGCACGCACCTATGCCGCCGCAGTGTTCGCGCGGCTCGGCGGCATCGATTTCGCCCCCGCCGAGGCGCTGCTCCTGACGCTTCCGGTGCTCGCCTTGACCGCGATCCTGCTGGTCGCCGAACGCTGGACGGCAGGCGGCCGCTCCTTCGCAACTCTCGGTCTGCGCAGCTTTCGTGAGCCGCCTATGGCGCTCGGTCTATGGCGGGGGCCGGCGAGCCTGTTCTGCTGGCTGGTGGCGGCGTTGTCGCTGGCACCGGTCGCCGCGCTTGCCTGGCGTGCGGGATGGGAAGGGTTCACCCAGTTGCCGCTCTGGATCGGCAACGGCGTGAGCAACAGCCTCTTGCCCGCGGTGCTGGCCGCAACCGTCATCGCTTTTGTCGCCATACCGCTCGGCCACGGGCTAGCGCGCCGCGACCGTATCGCCGCCGGGATGGACATCTTCGCATTCGCCGCATTCATTGCGCCGCCGGCGCTTCTCGGCGTCGGGCTCGTGGCGCTATGGAACCGCGCCGGAACCGGATGGCTCTACGGAAGCTGGCTCATCATCGCCTTTGGCTATGTCGGCCGCTACGCGACCATCGGCATCCGCGCGTTCGCGGCTGCCTGCGCGCAGCTTCCGGCTACTGTCGAGGATGCCGCGCGCGTCTTCGGCGCTGGATATGGAACGCGGCTAGCACGGATCGTCGTGCCGCTCCATGCGCGCGCGTTCATCGGCGCTTGGCTGCTGACGCTGCTCTTCTGCCTGCGCGACCTCGAGACGGCTACCCTCTTCTATCCGCCGGGCAAGGAGCCTCTGTCGATTCGCATATTCACCCTCGAAGCGAACGGACCCGAGACGGTCGTGGCCGCGCTCGCCTGCGTCCAGGCGGCGCTGTCGGCGATCGCGGTGGCGCTTGTCCTGCCGCTGCTTGCCGCGAGGGCCGCCCGATGA
- a CDS encoding ABC transporter ATP-binding protein: MSSALRLDQASLKYGTRTAVSDVSLTIETGEVLCLLGPSGCGKSSLVRLALGLTPPSSGRVFVDEREASANGRIIVPPEQRGLSVVFQDLGLWPHLSVEAHLRFVLASRRIARSEREGAIERTLAAVELLDRRRCYPAELSGGERQRLAIARALVVRPRLVLLDEPLSNLDLVLRRELIELFRRLFAELQASVLYITHDIREAALLGDRVAVMEHGRLVATGMLSELRSLESPIVRELLDSPAGDVASTAP, from the coding sequence ATGAGCAGTGCATTGCGCTTGGACCAGGCTTCGCTCAAATATGGAACCCGTACTGCCGTCTCCGACGTGTCGCTCACGATCGAGACGGGCGAAGTGCTGTGCCTGCTCGGTCCTTCGGGTTGCGGCAAGAGCAGCCTGGTTCGACTGGCGCTCGGGTTGACGCCGCCGAGCAGCGGCCGTGTGTTCGTCGATGAGCGGGAGGCGAGCGCGAACGGCCGGATCATCGTGCCCCCGGAGCAACGCGGCCTGTCGGTTGTCTTTCAGGACCTCGGCTTGTGGCCTCATCTTTCGGTGGAAGCGCATCTCCGCTTCGTGTTGGCCTCGCGCCGGATCGCCAGGAGCGAGCGTGAGGGAGCCATCGAGAGGACATTGGCCGCGGTTGAGCTGCTCGACCGCCGGCGCTGCTATCCCGCCGAGCTGTCCGGCGGCGAACGCCAGCGGCTGGCGATAGCGCGGGCGCTGGTCGTTCGGCCCAGGCTCGTGCTGCTCGACGAACCGCTATCGAACCTCGATCTCGTTCTGCGGCGCGAGCTGATCGAGCTCTTCCGCAGGTTGTTTGCCGAGCTGCAGGCCTCGGTCCTCTACATCACGCACGACATCCGCGAGGCGGCCTTGCTGGGCGATCGCGTCGCCGTGATGGAACACGGCCGCCTTGTCGCGACGGGAATGCTCTCCGAGCTGAGAAGTCTGGAATCGCCGATTGTCCGCGAGCTGTTGGACAGCCCGGCCGGGGACGTTGCGTCGACCGCGCCATGA